The Sphingomonas sanxanigenens DSM 19645 = NX02 genome includes a region encoding these proteins:
- a CDS encoding O-antigen ligase family protein: MQIATVDNRRRVPLRTRAKVPALVAAFLFLMMIPHTIAFYAGPVLVTSYRLFMILIVPVLIVKVMAPDMKFHKSDWLLVGFSGWACLCIFLNYPFSAAIERAGQLLLEVTCAYFLGRACFKSLDDIYSILNPLFIIVLLAFVIAIPEAISHRKPLIEYTSQLTGIAPGYYYDGTDVRMGLRRAQAFFENTILFGLFSATLVSLIWYMERRPGVRIGKLLVVIGAVLLSISTTPIISMMTQFVMIAIETATRRIKKRLVNTVVIVAIFALAVNTFTKSGIIGLVINYLAFNRASSYNRILIWDYGLINISAHPIFGMVPEYWVRAPWMKVSIDNFWIYNGLLSGYVGWALTALTLIVTLWQFLAIPKQLITPRHQNFRLAWTFIMLSFALCGFCGTFYGKFQPFYYFLVGMGAAAVPMYQRFAAERKKEVEGEQPARGRQQPRRRPPLPATA; encoded by the coding sequence ATGCAGATCGCAACGGTCGATAACCGTCGGCGGGTTCCGCTGAGGACGCGCGCGAAGGTTCCGGCCCTGGTCGCCGCCTTCCTTTTCCTGATGATGATCCCGCACACGATCGCATTCTATGCGGGGCCGGTGCTGGTCACGTCCTATCGCCTGTTCATGATCCTCATCGTGCCGGTGCTCATCGTCAAGGTGATGGCGCCGGACATGAAGTTCCACAAGTCGGACTGGCTGCTGGTCGGCTTTTCGGGTTGGGCATGCCTTTGCATCTTCCTGAACTATCCGTTCAGCGCTGCGATCGAGCGTGCCGGGCAGTTGCTACTAGAGGTGACCTGCGCCTATTTTTTGGGTCGGGCGTGCTTCAAGTCGCTCGACGACATTTATTCGATCCTGAACCCGCTGTTCATCATCGTGCTGCTGGCGTTTGTGATCGCGATCCCGGAGGCGATCAGCCATAGGAAGCCGCTGATTGAATATACCAGTCAACTCACCGGTATCGCTCCGGGCTACTATTATGACGGCACGGACGTCCGGATGGGGCTGCGCCGCGCGCAGGCGTTCTTTGAGAACACGATTCTGTTCGGCCTGTTCTCGGCGACGCTCGTGTCGCTGATCTGGTATATGGAACGGCGGCCCGGCGTGCGGATCGGCAAGCTGCTGGTAGTAATCGGCGCTGTGCTGCTGTCGATTTCGACCACGCCAATCATCTCGATGATGACCCAGTTCGTTATGATTGCAATCGAAACGGCGACGCGGCGGATCAAGAAGCGTCTGGTCAACACGGTGGTGATCGTCGCGATCTTCGCGCTGGCGGTGAACACCTTCACCAAATCCGGTATCATCGGTCTGGTGATTAACTATCTCGCATTCAACCGGGCCTCGAGCTACAACCGCATCCTGATCTGGGATTATGGCCTGATCAACATCTCGGCGCATCCGATCTTCGGCATGGTGCCGGAATATTGGGTGCGTGCCCCGTGGATGAAGGTGTCGATCGACAATTTCTGGATCTATAACGGCCTGCTTTCAGGCTATGTGGGCTGGGCGCTGACCGCGCTGACGCTGATCGTGACGCTGTGGCAGTTCCTGGCCATACCCAAGCAGTTGATCACGCCGCGGCACCAGAATTTCCGCCTCGCCTGGACCTTCATCATGCTGTCGTTCGCGCTGTGCGGGTTCTGCGGCACCTTCTACGGCAAGTTCCAGCCCTTCTATTATTTCCTCGTGGGCATGGGCGCCGCGGCGGTGCCGATGTATCAGCGCTTTGCTGCAGAGCGGAAGAAAGAGGTTGAGGGGGAGCAACCAGCCCGCGGTCGGCAGCAGCCGCGCCGCCGTCCGCCGCTGCCGGCTACGGCTTAA
- a CDS encoding polysaccharide pyruvyl transferase family protein — MTTELKPYHLGLLWHSLDSENLGMGALTIGNTNLIANALAKHGRKPVLHIIGGLGRIDYADESPFDSDFVNVGYKSLLTPGSDLHRTIRKCDIFFDIGGGDSFSDIYRLKRFALIIGSKFAAARTGRPLIFSPQTIGPFLTKKGRMAARASLRRAETVFARDVPSFEVLKGLGFEDRSRLTTDVAFALPFDKAPDKKARDLSQGPIKVGLNVSALLYRRDLQVGDKIALALDYQKLTDRIIARLAEDPRFDVYLVPHVLSPELPNEDDHAVSLAVQQKYPHLKIAPRFTGPCVAKSYIANLDLLIGARMHATIAAISSDTATFPLGYSRKFTGLFGTLGYPHLGDMTSEGEDVVMAKLEAVLADVPGATAAATAANARAQTILDSYRNYLDELFAKVFA, encoded by the coding sequence ATGACGACCGAACTCAAGCCGTATCACCTCGGCTTGTTGTGGCATTCGCTCGATTCCGAGAATCTCGGCATGGGTGCGCTCACCATCGGCAACACCAACCTCATCGCGAACGCGCTGGCGAAGCATGGACGCAAGCCGGTGCTGCACATCATCGGCGGCCTCGGCCGCATCGATTATGCCGATGAGAGCCCGTTCGATTCCGATTTCGTCAACGTCGGCTACAAGTCGCTGCTGACCCCGGGATCGGACCTTCACCGCACGATCCGAAAGTGCGACATCTTCTTCGATATCGGCGGCGGCGACAGCTTCTCCGACATCTACCGTCTCAAGCGCTTCGCGCTGATCATCGGCTCGAAGTTCGCCGCGGCGCGCACCGGCAGGCCGCTGATCTTCAGCCCGCAGACGATCGGGCCGTTCCTGACCAAAAAGGGCCGGATGGCCGCGCGTGCCTCGCTGCGCCGCGCGGAGACGGTGTTCGCGCGCGACGTGCCCTCGTTCGAAGTGCTGAAAGGCCTGGGCTTCGAGGATCGTTCGCGGCTGACGACCGACGTCGCGTTCGCGCTGCCCTTCGACAAGGCGCCGGACAAGAAGGCGCGGGATCTGTCGCAGGGTCCGATCAAGGTCGGCCTCAACGTTTCGGCCTTGCTCTATCGCCGCGACCTGCAGGTCGGCGACAAGATCGCGCTGGCGCTCGACTATCAGAAACTCACCGATCGCATCATCGCGCGGCTGGCCGAGGATCCGCGGTTCGACGTCTATCTCGTGCCGCACGTGCTCTCGCCCGAACTACCGAACGAAGACGACCACGCCGTGTCGCTCGCGGTGCAGCAGAAATACCCGCACCTCAAGATTGCGCCGCGCTTTACCGGCCCGTGCGTGGCGAAGAGCTATATCGCCAATCTCGACCTATTGATCGGCGCGCGCATGCACGCGACGATCGCGGCGATCTCTTCAGACACCGCCACCTTCCCGCTGGGCTACAGCCGCAAATTCACCGGCCTGTTCGGCACGCTGGGCTATCCGCATCTGGGCGACATGACCAGCGAGGGTGAGGATGTCGTGATGGCGAAGCTCGAGGCGGTGCTGGCCGACGTGCCCGGCGCGACCGCGGCGGCGACCGCGGCGAACGCGCGCGCGCAGACGATCCTCGATTCGTACCGCAACTATCTCGACGAGCTGTTCGCGAAGGTTTTCGCATGA
- a CDS encoding 2OG-Fe(II) oxygenase produces MQESGGYVSFDEDQCKEAGQSLATRYREASPFPHIAIDDFVDAAVLRRLLAEFPGSDGRDYFDREQERLKFQYHPGSVEGALVKNLLAELNSEAFLSFLEEMTGIGGLIPDPYYLGGGLHETKRGGHLGVHADFNIHNRMKLVRRLNLLIYLNDDWSPDYGGELELWDRAMTKCEVKVAPLMARAVVFNTDLDSFHGHPDPLSCPPERSRRSIATYYYTATEEGIANLPNRTTVFRKRPGTAEKRDMKVAMRHFVADWTPPALRRAFSKKA; encoded by the coding sequence TTGCAAGAATCTGGCGGCTATGTTTCCTTCGACGAAGATCAGTGCAAGGAAGCTGGCCAGTCGCTGGCGACGCGCTACCGCGAAGCATCGCCATTCCCTCACATCGCGATCGACGATTTCGTGGACGCTGCCGTCCTGCGTCGTTTGCTCGCCGAGTTTCCGGGCAGCGACGGCCGCGATTACTTCGATCGCGAGCAGGAGCGCCTGAAGTTCCAGTACCACCCCGGCTCGGTCGAGGGCGCGCTGGTCAAGAACCTCCTTGCCGAGCTGAACAGCGAAGCCTTTCTCTCTTTCCTCGAGGAAATGACCGGCATCGGCGGGCTGATCCCAGATCCCTATTATCTTGGCGGCGGCCTGCACGAGACCAAGCGTGGCGGCCACCTCGGCGTGCACGCGGACTTCAATATCCACAACCGCATGAAGCTGGTCCGCAGGCTCAACCTGCTGATCTACCTGAACGACGACTGGTCGCCGGATTATGGCGGCGAGCTGGAGTTGTGGGATCGCGCGATGACGAAGTGCGAGGTCAAGGTCGCACCTTTGATGGCGCGCGCGGTGGTGTTCAACACCGATCTCGACAGCTTCCATGGCCATCCCGATCCGTTGAGCTGCCCGCCGGAACGGTCGCGGCGCTCGATCGCAACCTATTATTACACCGCCACCGAGGAAGGCATCGCCAACCTGCCCAATCGCACCACGGTGTTCCGCAAACGGCCCGGAACGGCAGAGAAGCGCGACATGAAGGTCGCGATGCGGCACTTCGTGGCAGACTGGACGCCGCCGGCGCTTCGTCGCGCGTTCAGCAAGAAGGCCTAA
- a CDS encoding Coenzyme F420 hydrogenase/dehydrogenase, beta subunit C-terminal domain yields the protein MMARRVDQIRDAGLCSGCGLCAGVSGGLIEMGETADGYQRPHATAPLPAPLVKRVDTICPGLNIDRDNAVRDAEYHPVWGPIVETKLGWSTDNELRRNASSGGGLSGVLVHLIETGQIDYVVQTAMSDESPVRNALKISTGRDGIFQSAGSRYAPSSPLADIAARLDAPGRFAFVGKPCDVAGLRNLASVDPRVNEKVPYMLAFMCAGVPSYKGTDAVLKAMGVPQGSEVTSFRFRGDGWPGYATAVLADGSRYQMDYNTSWGTILNRFLQFRCKVCPDGTGEFADITFADGWHCDEKGYPLFEETDGRSLVITRTRRGAALFDEAEASGRVASEPVPVRSIHHMQPFQAKRKGLVLSRLAALGSVGHRPPRFRGLSLPKNARMLGAAQNAKSYLGTLRRLLKRRKPA from the coding sequence ATGATGGCACGGCGCGTCGACCAGATCCGCGACGCCGGGCTGTGTTCGGGCTGCGGCCTGTGCGCCGGCGTCAGCGGCGGGCTGATCGAGATGGGGGAGACGGCGGACGGCTACCAGCGGCCGCACGCCACTGCGCCGCTGCCGGCGCCGTTGGTAAAACGCGTCGATACCATCTGTCCCGGCCTCAACATCGATCGCGACAATGCCGTGCGCGACGCGGAGTATCATCCGGTCTGGGGACCGATCGTCGAGACCAAGCTCGGCTGGTCGACCGATAATGAACTGCGCCGTAACGCCTCCTCCGGCGGCGGGCTTTCGGGCGTGCTGGTGCACCTGATCGAAACCGGTCAGATCGACTATGTGGTGCAGACCGCGATGTCGGACGAGTCGCCGGTCCGCAACGCGCTGAAAATCAGCACCGGCCGCGACGGCATCTTCCAGAGCGCCGGATCGCGCTATGCGCCGTCCTCGCCGCTGGCCGACATCGCCGCGCGGCTCGATGCCCCGGGGCGCTTCGCCTTCGTCGGAAAGCCGTGCGACGTCGCCGGCTTGCGCAACCTTGCGAGCGTCGATCCCCGCGTGAACGAAAAGGTGCCTTACATGCTGGCGTTCATGTGCGCCGGCGTGCCGAGCTACAAGGGCACCGACGCCGTGCTGAAGGCGATGGGCGTGCCGCAGGGATCGGAGGTCACCTCCTTCCGCTTCCGCGGCGACGGCTGGCCTGGCTATGCCACCGCGGTGCTGGCGGACGGCAGCCGTTACCAGATGGATTACAACACCAGCTGGGGCACCATCCTCAACCGCTTCCTCCAGTTCCGCTGCAAGGTGTGCCCCGACGGCACCGGCGAGTTTGCCGACATCACCTTCGCCGATGGCTGGCATTGCGACGAGAAGGGCTATCCGCTGTTCGAGGAGACAGACGGCCGCAGCCTGGTGATCACGCGCACGCGCCGCGGTGCCGCGCTGTTCGACGAGGCTGAGGCGAGCGGACGCGTCGCCAGCGAGCCGGTGCCGGTGCGCTCGATCCACCATATGCAGCCCTTCCAGGCGAAGCGTAAGGGATTGGTACTCTCGCGGCTCGCCGCGCTGGGATCGGTCGGCCACCGGCCGCCGCGCTTCCGGGGGCTGTCGCTGCCAAAAAATGCCCGCATGCTGGGCGCTGCGCAGAACGCGAAGAGCTATCTCGGCACGCTGCGCCGGCTGCTGAAGAGGCGCAAGCCGGCATGA